A genomic stretch from Lathyrus oleraceus cultivar Zhongwan6 chromosome 2, CAAS_Psat_ZW6_1.0, whole genome shotgun sequence includes:
- the LOC127120271 gene encoding pentatricopeptide repeat-containing protein At4g38150 — translation MPSFLGLRVHKIEGLISLLNSKQCLPPWLITVRYFSFGDDRGGTVKQAAVGESDDEFSRRHGDTSYNDNGRNRNEEGFGIGQRSSSESSRVLRGQRPINQPPPYPQESNRGGRRPRFDGNRGNKSSQIDLGFQGRNVAESGRDAGQLGDSFLDKFKLGFDDKLENPSEVEASSQSGEATNSSSSSQPAVDSMPQDADEIFKKMKETGLIPNAVAMLDGLCKDGNVQEALKLFGLMREKGTIPEIVIYTAVVEGYTKAHKVDDAIRIFRKMQSSGITPNAFSYAVLIQGLYKCSRLQDAFEFCVEMLEAGHSLNVTTFVGLVDGFCKENGVEEAKGVVKTLTEKGFAFDEKAVREFLDKKAPFSPSIWEAVFGKKAPQRPF, via the coding sequence ATGCCTTCATTCTTGGGGCTTAGGGTTCATAAGATTGAAGGGTTAATTTCCCTTTTGAATTCCAAACAATGTTTGCCACCATGGCTTATTACTGTCCGATATTTTAGCTTCGGTGATGACCGTGGTGGCACCGTCAAACAAGCGGCAGTGGGAGAATCTGATGATGAATTTTCCCGTCGGCATGGAGACACAAGTTATAATGATAATGGTAGGAATAGAAATGAAGAAGGATTTGGTATTGGACAACGTTCTTCGTCGGAATCAAGTAGGGTTTTGAGAGGTCAGAGGCCGATAAATCAGCCTCCTCCGTATCCTCAAGAATCGAATCGAGGTGGCCGTCGTCCGAGATTTGATGGAAATCGTGGCAATAAATCTTCTCAGATTGATCTTGGATTTCAGGGTAGAAATGTGGCTGAGTCTGGTAGAGATGCAGGTCAATTAGGAGATAGTTTTCTCGATAAATTTAAACTTGGTTTTGATGATAAGTTAGAAAATCCATCAGAGGTTGAAGCAAGCAGCCAATCTGGAGAAGCGACAAATTCGTCAAGTTCCAGTCAACCAGCGGTAGATTCTATGCCTCAAGATGCTGATGAGATCTTCAAGAAGATGAAGGAAACTGGTCTTATCCCTAATGCAGTGGCTATGCTTGATGGTTTATGTAAAGATGGTAATGTTCAAGAAGCTTTGAAGCTTTTCGGTTTGATGCGGGAAAAGGGAACGATTCCGGAAATTGTCATTTACACAGCTGTGGTGGAGGGCTACACTAAGGCCCATAAGGTTGATGATGCTATAAGGATTTTCAGGAAAATGCAGAGTAGCGGTATTACTCCAAATGCGTTTAGTTACGCAGTCCTTATACAAGGACTCTACAAATGTAGCAGACTACAGGATGCTTTTGAATTCTGCGTCGAGATGTTAGAAGCAGGTCATTCGCTAAATGTGACAACTTTTGTTGGCTTGGTAGACGGTTTCTGCAAGGAAAATGGAGTTGAAGAAGCAAAAGGTGTTGTCAAGACATTAACAGAAAAGGGTTTTGCTTTTGATGAGAAAGCTGTCAGAGAGTTTTTGGACAAGAAAGCTCCATTCTCACCCTCCATTTGGGAGGCCGTCTTTGGTAAGAAAGCCCCTCAGAGACCATTTTAA